In a genomic window of Flavobacterium sp. KACC 22761:
- a CDS encoding glycoside hydrolase family 16 protein produces the protein MNLNTLIKKISFLIALLFVFQSCSGGSDSGDDTPVATGPSNLSVQVEVIGKTADKPDGDGSGKIKLTISATNATSYKVLIDNQLKEITTGDFTYEFSGSGTKNYPIVVSAYNGLKFVSTTTSVNIFVARKLLWADEFDVNGAPNSSKWGYNTGTGDGWGNNELEYYTTRPENVIVENGILKIKAIKEEYMGSHYTSARMLTKGKFSFKYGRAEVRAKLPVGGGTWPAFWMLGDNIDTAPWPACGEVDILESVGNNPNVNHSSLHSPGRSGNTPDTAITTVPNSATEFHVYAAEWSAESIKFYVDDNLFYTYGNSSSTPFNAKFFLILNLAMGGNFGGKVDPNFTSATFEVDYVRVYN, from the coding sequence ATGAACCTAAATACTTTAATAAAGAAAATAAGCTTTTTGATAGCCTTGTTATTTGTCTTCCAATCCTGCAGCGGTGGAAGTGATTCTGGTGATGATACGCCTGTTGCGACTGGTCCATCAAATCTTTCGGTTCAAGTAGAAGTTATTGGAAAAACAGCAGATAAACCTGATGGCGACGGAAGCGGAAAAATAAAACTTACTATTTCAGCAACAAATGCAACGTCTTATAAGGTTTTGATCGATAATCAATTAAAAGAAATTACGACTGGAGATTTTACTTATGAATTTTCCGGTTCTGGAACTAAAAATTATCCAATAGTGGTTTCAGCTTACAACGGATTAAAGTTTGTAAGCACAACAACTTCTGTCAATATTTTTGTTGCAAGAAAACTGCTTTGGGCTGATGAGTTTGATGTAAATGGTGCACCAAATTCTTCAAAATGGGGATATAATACTGGAACCGGCGATGGCTGGGGAAATAACGAATTAGAATATTATACCACTCGTCCTGAAAACGTGATTGTTGAAAATGGAATTTTAAAAATAAAAGCAATAAAAGAAGAATATATGGGAAGCCATTATACTTCGGCAAGAATGCTTACAAAAGGGAAATTTTCATTTAAATACGGCCGTGCCGAAGTTCGCGCAAAATTGCCAGTTGGTGGCGGAACTTGGCCAGCTTTCTGGATGTTGGGGGACAATATTGATACAGCACCGTGGCCTGCGTGTGGTGAGGTTGATATTTTAGAGTCAGTTGGAAATAACCCAAATGTTAATCATTCTTCATTGCATTCACCTGGACGTTCAGGAAACACGCCTGATACAGCTATTACAACAGTTCCAAACTCGGCTACAGAATTTCACGTTTATGCCGCAGAATGGAGCGCAGAAAGCATCAAGTTTTATGTAGATGATAATTTGTTTTATACTTACGGAAACAGTAGTTCGACACCATTTAATGCCAAGTTTTTCTTGATTTTGAATTTAGCCATGGGCGGAAATTTTGGCGGAAAAGTAGATCCCAACTTTACCAGCGCAACGTTCGAAGTGGATTACGTTAGAGTATATAATTAA